The following coding sequences lie in one Arachis ipaensis cultivar K30076 chromosome B03, Araip1.1, whole genome shotgun sequence genomic window:
- the LOC107632090 gene encoding receptor-like protein kinase FERONIA: MCLFFRWWQKSSRDSNPENSTTCRHFTIAEIRSATNNFDQALIIGRGGFGNVYKGKFPKHRSPVAIKRLNQGSNQGLREFQTEIKMLSHLRHPHLVSLIGYCQDAAEMILVYDYMARGTLREHLYDYDTSNNQQPLSWNKRLEICLAAARGLHFLHTENVIHRDVKSTNILLDDDWIAKVADFGLSKDGPNGSHVTTDVKGSLGYLDPEYYMSQWLSQKSDVYSFGVVLLEVLCGRPVIKRRIENRQEESLVIWVKSCYQDGNVDLTVDPALKGTIGQKCLDKFVEVALSCLNDHGKERPFMKDVVKGLECALSLHLTGAHPKRGKNNSDDVAVSFTVLVGHDYDDNSRGLVMTDSQCIITTTSSNAATTTTTTTTSTTTSTTTSNEEEKALVQHGVFSHLGNPTPTYLSVCTDK; the protein is encoded by the coding sequence ATGTGCCTATTCTTCCGCTGGTGGCAAAAGAGTTCAAGGGACAGTAACCCCGAAAACTCTACCACGTGCCGCCACTTTACCATCGCCGAGATAAGATCCGCCACCAACAACTTCGACCAAGCCCTAATCATAGGCCGCGGAGGCTTCGGCAATGTTTATAAAGGCAAGTTCCCCAAGCACCGCTCCCCCGTGGCCATCAAGCGCCTCAATCAGGGTTCCAATCAAGGACTCCGCGAGTTCCAAACGGAGATCAAGATGCTGTCCCACCTCCGCCATCCTCACCTCGTCTCCCTCATCGGCTACTGCCAGGACGCCGCCGAGATGATCCTCGTCTACGACTACATGGCGCGTGGGACCCTACGCGAGCACCTCTACGACTACGACACCAGCAACAACCAACAACCCCTCTCGTGGAACAAACGCTTGGAGATATGCCTTGCTGCGGCGCGTGGGCTTCACTTCCTGCACACAGAGAACGTGATCCACCGGGACGTGAAGAGCACGAACATACTGCTTGACGATGATTGGATCGCGAAAGTTGCGGATTTCGGTTTGTCGAAGGACGGGCCGAATGGTTCCCACGTGACAACGGACGTGAAGGGTAGTTTGGGGTATTTGGACCCGGAGTACTACATGAGTCAGTGGTTGAGTCAGAAGTCTGACGTGTACTCGTTCGGGGTTGTTTTGTTGGAGGTGTTGTGTGGGAGGCCAGTGATCAAGCGTAGGATCGAGAATAGGCAGGAGGAGTCCCTTGTGATTTGGGTAAAAAGCTGTTATCAAGATGGCAACGTTGATCTGACGGTGGATCCTGCCTTGAAGGGTACCATTGGGCAAAAGTGTTTGGACAAGTTTGTTGAGGTTGCCTTGAGTTGTTTGAACGATCATGGCAAGGAACGCCCTTTCATGAAGGATGTGGTGAAGGGCTTGGAGTGTGCCTTGAGCCTGCACCTCACTGGTGCCCATCCAAAAAGGGGCAAGAACAACAGCGATGACGTGGCAGTCAGCTTCACCGTCCTTGTGGGCCATGATTATGATGACAATTCTCGGGGACTAGTCATGACCGACTCTCAGTGTATTATTACTACTACCAGTAGTAATGCTGCAACTACCACTACCACTACCACTACCAGCACCACcacaagcaccaccacttccaaCGAGGAGGAGAAAGCTTTGGTGCAGCATGGGGTCTTCTCTCACCTTGGTAATCCAACACCTACATACTTATCTGTTTGCACTGATAAATGA
- the LOC107632089 gene encoding type IV inositol polyphosphate 5-phosphatase 9 isoform X2 yields the protein MWPTLVVNKILKKRLGSTNFVADYHHTYEQPLLSIDEQSIHHHPNYNKYNYNTWNVGGVAPHQDLNLEDLLDTCNNSCDIYVLGFQEIVPLKASNVLGSENSEVSSKWNSLIREALNKKTENDDEWKGDPQEFQCIISKQMVGVFISVWTRKDLRPFIHHPSVSCIGCGIMGCLGNKGSVSVRFRLHETSFCFVCSHLASGGREGDEKHRNSNVAEIFSRTTFPKGPLFDLPRKILDHDHVVLLGDLNYRISLPEESTRLLVEKGDWDSLLQNDQLMMELENGNMLRGWHEGPIKFAPTYKYFPNSDMYYGCCYHGKKAEKKRAPAWCDRIVWYGNGLKQLVYNRSESKLSDHRPVKAIFIAQVRVSTELGNLQTLFLSERFEHIKTPFGVSTTNDDFLCKKQLSFRL from the exons ATGTGGCCTACATTAGTGGTTAATAAGATTCTCAAGAAGAGGCTAGGAAGCACCAACTTTGTCGCTGATTATCATCATACTTATGAGCAACCCTTGTTGTCCATTGATGAACAATCCATTCATCATCATCCAAATTACAACAAGTACAACTACAA CACATGGAACGTAGGTGGGGTTGCACCACACCAAGATTTGAACTTGGAGGATTTGTTGGACACATGCAACAACTCCTGTGACATCTATGTACTAGG GTTTCAAGAAATAGTGCCTCTGAAGGCATCAAACGTTCTGGGATCAGAGAACAGCGAGGTTTCTAGCAAATGGAATTCCTTAATCAGGGAAGctctgaacaagaagacagaAAATGATGATGAGTGGAAAGGAGACCCACAAGAATTCCAGTGTATCATAAGCAAGCAAATGGTTGGTGTGTTCATATCTGTGTGGACAAGGAAAGATCTTCGCCCTTTCATTCACCATCCAAGTGTCTCTTGTATTGGATGTGGCATCATGGGCTGCTTAGGAAACAAG GGATCGGTGTCAGTGAGATTTCGGTTACATGAAACAAGCTTCTGCTTTGTGTGCAGCCATCTTGCATCAGGGGGCAGAGAAGGAGATGAGAAGCACAGAAACTCTAACGTTGCAGAAATATTTTCCCGGACAACTTTTCCCAAAGGCCCTTTGTTTGATTTGCCAAGAAAGATTCTTGATCATGA CCATGTAGTATTGCTAGGAGATCTAAATTATAGAATTTCTCTACCAGAAGAATCAACACGGTTACTTGTTGAAAAAGGAGACTGGGATTCCTTATTACAAAATGATCAG CTAATGATGGAGCTAGAGAACGGAAACATGTTAAGAGGGTGGCATGAAGGGCCAATCAAATTTGCTCCAACATACAAGTATTTTCCAAATTCAGATATGTATTATGGATGTTGTTATCATGGGAAAAAAGCAGAAAAGAAGCGAGCACCAGCATG GTGTGACCGAATAGTGTGGTATGGAAATGGTTTAAAGCAACTTGTGTACAATAGAAGTGAGTCAAAACTATCAGACCACAGGCCTGTGAAGGCAATATTCATAGCTCAAGTGAGGGTTTCAACAGAGCTAGGAAATTTGCAAACCTTGTTTCTATCAGAAAGATTTGAACACATTAAAACTCCTTTTGGAGTTTCTACAACCAATGATGATTTTCTATGTAAAAAACAACTGAGTTTCCGGTTGTGA
- the LOC107632089 gene encoding type IV inositol polyphosphate 5-phosphatase 9 isoform X1, whose translation MWPTLVVNKILKKRLGSTNFVADYHHTYEQPLLSIDEQSIHHHPNYNKYNYKVFVSTWNVGGVAPHQDLNLEDLLDTCNNSCDIYVLGFQEIVPLKASNVLGSENSEVSSKWNSLIREALNKKTENDDEWKGDPQEFQCIISKQMVGVFISVWTRKDLRPFIHHPSVSCIGCGIMGCLGNKGSVSVRFRLHETSFCFVCSHLASGGREGDEKHRNSNVAEIFSRTTFPKGPLFDLPRKILDHDHVVLLGDLNYRISLPEESTRLLVEKGDWDSLLQNDQLMMELENGNMLRGWHEGPIKFAPTYKYFPNSDMYYGCCYHGKKAEKKRAPAWCDRIVWYGNGLKQLVYNRSESKLSDHRPVKAIFIAQVRVSTELGNLQTLFLSERFEHIKTPFGVSTTNDDFLCKKQLSFRL comes from the exons ATGTGGCCTACATTAGTGGTTAATAAGATTCTCAAGAAGAGGCTAGGAAGCACCAACTTTGTCGCTGATTATCATCATACTTATGAGCAACCCTTGTTGTCCATTGATGAACAATCCATTCATCATCATCCAAATTACAACAAGTACAACTACAA GGTTTTTGTTAGCACATGGAACGTAGGTGGGGTTGCACCACACCAAGATTTGAACTTGGAGGATTTGTTGGACACATGCAACAACTCCTGTGACATCTATGTACTAGG GTTTCAAGAAATAGTGCCTCTGAAGGCATCAAACGTTCTGGGATCAGAGAACAGCGAGGTTTCTAGCAAATGGAATTCCTTAATCAGGGAAGctctgaacaagaagacagaAAATGATGATGAGTGGAAAGGAGACCCACAAGAATTCCAGTGTATCATAAGCAAGCAAATGGTTGGTGTGTTCATATCTGTGTGGACAAGGAAAGATCTTCGCCCTTTCATTCACCATCCAAGTGTCTCTTGTATTGGATGTGGCATCATGGGCTGCTTAGGAAACAAG GGATCGGTGTCAGTGAGATTTCGGTTACATGAAACAAGCTTCTGCTTTGTGTGCAGCCATCTTGCATCAGGGGGCAGAGAAGGAGATGAGAAGCACAGAAACTCTAACGTTGCAGAAATATTTTCCCGGACAACTTTTCCCAAAGGCCCTTTGTTTGATTTGCCAAGAAAGATTCTTGATCATGA CCATGTAGTATTGCTAGGAGATCTAAATTATAGAATTTCTCTACCAGAAGAATCAACACGGTTACTTGTTGAAAAAGGAGACTGGGATTCCTTATTACAAAATGATCAG CTAATGATGGAGCTAGAGAACGGAAACATGTTAAGAGGGTGGCATGAAGGGCCAATCAAATTTGCTCCAACATACAAGTATTTTCCAAATTCAGATATGTATTATGGATGTTGTTATCATGGGAAAAAAGCAGAAAAGAAGCGAGCACCAGCATG GTGTGACCGAATAGTGTGGTATGGAAATGGTTTAAAGCAACTTGTGTACAATAGAAGTGAGTCAAAACTATCAGACCACAGGCCTGTGAAGGCAATATTCATAGCTCAAGTGAGGGTTTCAACAGAGCTAGGAAATTTGCAAACCTTGTTTCTATCAGAAAGATTTGAACACATTAAAACTCCTTTTGGAGTTTCTACAACCAATGATGATTTTCTATGTAAAAAACAACTGAGTTTCCGGTTGTGA